In Nocardia asteroides, a single genomic region encodes these proteins:
- a CDS encoding AAA family ATPase, translating into MTSTDTTHTPTAADAHAAFTALRAEIGKAVVGNDDAVMYLVLALLCRGHVLLEGVPGVAKTLLVRALATALDLTHTRVQFTPDLMPGDVTGSQIYDPHSAEFTFRQGPVFTNLLLADEINRTPPKTQSSLLESMEERQVSVDGTPRPLPDPFVVVATQNPIEQEGTYPLPEAQLDRFLFKVDIHLPGRDDEFRILHRHASGFDPRDLNAAGLRPVAGAAHVAAGRAAIARVTLAPEVLAYIVDLCRATRTAPAVQHGASTRGATALMAAARAFAWLNGRGFVTPDDVKVVAVAVLRHRLQLKPEAELDGASTEAVMAALLHAVPVPV; encoded by the coding sequence ATGACCAGCACGGACACCACGCACACCCCCACCGCGGCGGACGCGCACGCCGCGTTCACCGCGCTGCGCGCCGAGATCGGGAAGGCGGTGGTCGGCAACGACGACGCCGTCATGTACCTGGTGCTCGCCCTGCTCTGCCGCGGGCACGTGCTGCTGGAGGGGGTACCGGGCGTGGCGAAGACGCTGCTGGTCCGGGCGCTGGCCACCGCGCTCGACCTGACGCACACCCGGGTGCAGTTCACCCCCGACCTGATGCCGGGCGACGTCACCGGGTCGCAGATCTACGACCCGCACTCGGCCGAGTTCACCTTCCGGCAGGGCCCGGTCTTCACCAACCTGCTGCTCGCCGACGAGATCAACCGCACCCCGCCGAAGACCCAGTCCTCGCTGCTGGAGTCGATGGAGGAGCGGCAGGTGTCGGTGGATGGGACGCCGCGCCCGCTGCCCGACCCGTTCGTCGTGGTCGCCACGCAGAACCCGATCGAGCAGGAGGGCACCTACCCGCTGCCCGAGGCGCAGCTCGACCGCTTCCTGTTCAAGGTCGACATCCACCTGCCCGGCCGGGACGACGAGTTCCGCATCCTGCACCGGCACGCGAGCGGCTTCGACCCGCGCGACCTGAACGCCGCCGGGTTGCGCCCGGTCGCCGGCGCCGCGCACGTGGCCGCCGGACGCGCCGCGATCGCCAGGGTGACGCTCGCCCCCGAGGTGCTCGCCTACATCGTCGACCTGTGCCGGGCCACCAGGACCGCGCCCGCCGTGCAGCACGGCGCCTCCACCCGCGGCGCCACCGCGCTGATGGCGGCGGCCCGCGCCTTCGCCTGGCTGAACGGCCGCGGCTTCGTCACCCCGGACGACGTCAAGGTGGTCGCCGTGGCGGTGCTGCGGCACCGGCTGCAGCTGAAGCCGGAGGCGGAGCTGGACGGTGCGAGCACCGAGGCGGTGATGGCGGCGCTGCTGCACGCCGTCCCGGTTCCGGTCTAG
- a CDS encoding DUF4129 domain-containing protein, giving the protein MSPDLSKRGPETPATPRLGPAAEHRAASEAAAARRDYDTALRERFRAVLRGLEQNGTLEVRRSRTAQETADDASTTLPLESATPLHPAAGSFDEVVYGGRHATEDEYRRLEYADRYSAGAPPPAPEPAERPEVESHGRKRRRARPELPRLLRNPRFWGMLAAAIAIGFLLYALLQACSAPMIPPQQPPPELPPPPTDYPDDIDFPGFGPGSDSIFSRLPAPLAFGGLQLLIAAAVLVWWRARRRGALVGEPRPIEVRANELLAGQAALYRRSGDHEHIAATLRRATLRRVRPRLGLHPEDGPERVVAVLATRLRVEPALLYGVLYGPVPDAPTIDHVATHLDLIEAEVG; this is encoded by the coding sequence GTGAGCCCCGACCTGAGCAAACGCGGCCCCGAGACGCCCGCCACTCCCCGGCTCGGCCCAGCGGCCGAGCACCGGGCCGCGTCGGAGGCGGCGGCGGCCCGCCGCGACTACGACACCGCGCTGCGCGAGCGCTTCCGCGCGGTACTGCGCGGCCTGGAGCAGAACGGCACGCTGGAGGTCCGCCGCTCGCGCACCGCGCAGGAGACCGCGGACGACGCCTCCACCACGCTCCCGCTGGAGTCCGCGACCCCGCTGCACCCGGCGGCGGGCTCGTTCGACGAGGTCGTCTACGGCGGCAGGCACGCCACCGAGGACGAGTACCGCCGGCTCGAGTACGCCGACCGCTACTCCGCGGGCGCACCGCCACCGGCCCCGGAGCCGGCGGAGCGCCCCGAGGTCGAGAGCCACGGACGCAAACGCCGCCGCGCCCGCCCGGAACTGCCGCGGCTGCTGCGCAACCCGCGCTTCTGGGGCATGCTCGCCGCCGCGATCGCCATCGGCTTCCTGCTCTACGCCCTGCTCCAGGCGTGCAGCGCCCCGATGATCCCGCCGCAGCAACCGCCGCCCGAGCTACCGCCGCCGCCCACCGACTACCCGGACGATATCGACTTCCCCGGCTTCGGCCCCGGCTCGGACTCGATCTTCAGCCGCCTCCCCGCCCCGCTCGCCTTCGGCGGGCTGCAGCTGCTCATCGCCGCCGCGGTACTGGTCTGGTGGCGGGCGCGGCGGCGCGGCGCGCTGGTCGGCGAGCCGCGCCCGATCGAGGTGCGGGCCAACGAGCTGCTCGCCGGGCAGGCCGCGCTGTACCGCCGCTCCGGCGACCACGAGCACATCGCGGCCACGCTGCGCCGCGCCACCCTGCGCCGGGTCCGGCCGCGGCTCGGGCTGCACCCCGAGGACGGGCCGGAGCGGGTGGTCGCGGTGCTCGCCACCCGGCTGCGCGTCGAGCCCGCGCTGCTGTACGGCGTGCTCTACGGCCCGGTGCCGGACGCACCGACCATCGACCACGTCGCCACCCACCTTGATCTGATCGAAGCGGAGGTCGGATGA
- a CDS encoding adenylate/guanylate cyclase domain-containing protein, whose product MPETDAAVQPAPAAPTVVGAPWGSPLLGTVEEPAGLRRLRIQGLLTVSIVLANFVGVVVSIALIGFVLPGPSVFTGELLLSVIAAPVYALVAILIGVWWGTTGGLRALRWAIDPDHVPTEAEQIAAGRVPRTLVLYQAALWLGGVTLLTVLAGLADPRFIPKVALGIAFSAIVVCANSYLLIEFALRPVTARVLDAAPTRSRRGIGVFGRTLLVWMLGSGVPVAGTMVVAILALARDDVSAARLAVCVLSFGGATLVFGLVLLAQTLSATVAPINGVRRALRLVEDGSLDAAVVVYDGTELGELQSGFNRMVAGLREREQLRDLFGRHVGRDVAAAALERDPVLGGMETDAATLFIDIVGSTAMAASRPAPEIVAILNRFFDVVVAEVERHGGLLNKFEGDAALAVFGTPAPLADAAGSALACARAIRERLVGASDFTAAIGVAAGRVVAGNVGARQRYEFTVIGDAVNQAARLCELAKREPLLVLSSASTVRAADPAEAAHWELGESVTLRGRPEPTRLARPSG is encoded by the coding sequence ATGCCCGAGACTGACGCCGCGGTGCAGCCTGCCCCCGCCGCGCCGACGGTGGTCGGCGCGCCGTGGGGCTCGCCGCTGCTCGGCACCGTCGAGGAGCCTGCCGGGCTGCGCCGGCTCCGGATCCAGGGGCTGCTCACCGTCTCCATCGTGCTGGCGAACTTCGTCGGCGTCGTCGTCTCCATCGCGCTGATCGGCTTCGTGCTGCCCGGTCCGTCGGTCTTCACCGGCGAGCTGCTGCTGAGCGTGATCGCGGCCCCGGTCTACGCACTGGTCGCGATTCTGATCGGGGTCTGGTGGGGCACCACCGGCGGGCTGCGCGCGCTGCGCTGGGCCATCGACCCGGACCACGTGCCGACCGAGGCCGAGCAGATCGCCGCGGGCCGGGTGCCGCGCACGCTCGTGCTCTACCAGGCGGCGCTCTGGCTGGGCGGGGTCACGCTGCTCACCGTGCTCGCCGGGCTGGCCGATCCGCGCTTCATCCCCAAGGTCGCGCTCGGCATCGCGTTCAGCGCGATCGTGGTGTGCGCGAACAGCTACCTGCTGATCGAATTCGCGTTGCGGCCGGTGACCGCGCGGGTGCTCGACGCGGCGCCGACCCGCAGCAGGCGCGGCATCGGCGTCTTCGGCCGCACCCTGCTGGTCTGGATGCTCGGCTCCGGTGTCCCGGTCGCGGGCACCATGGTGGTCGCGATCCTGGCGCTGGCCAGGGACGACGTCAGCGCGGCCCGGCTCGCGGTCTGTGTGCTCTCGTTCGGCGGCGCCACCCTGGTCTTCGGCCTGGTGCTGCTGGCGCAGACGCTCTCCGCCACGGTCGCGCCGATCAACGGCGTGCGCCGCGCGTTGCGGCTGGTCGAGGACGGCAGCCTGGACGCCGCCGTCGTCGTCTACGACGGCACCGAGCTCGGCGAGCTGCAGAGCGGCTTCAACCGCATGGTCGCCGGGCTGCGCGAGCGCGAGCAGCTCAGGGACCTGTTCGGCAGGCACGTCGGCCGCGACGTCGCCGCCGCCGCGCTGGAGCGCGACCCGGTGCTCGGCGGCATGGAGACCGACGCCGCCACGCTCTTCATCGACATCGTCGGCTCCACCGCGATGGCCGCGAGCAGGCCGGCGCCGGAGATCGTCGCCATCCTGAACCGCTTCTTCGACGTGGTGGTGGCCGAGGTGGAGCGCCACGGCGGGCTGCTGAACAAGTTCGAGGGCGATGCCGCGCTCGCGGTCTTCGGCACCCCGGCGCCGCTCGCCGACGCGGCGGGGTCGGCGCTGGCCTGCGCCCGCGCCATCCGCGAAAGGCTGGTCGGCGCGAGCGATTTCACCGCGGCCATCGGGGTCGCGGCCGGGCGGGTGGTCGCGGGCAATGTCGGCGCGCGGCAGCGCTACGAGTTCACCGTGATCGGCGACGCGGTGAACCAGGCGGCCCGGCTCTGCGAACTCGCCAAGCGCGAGCCGCTGCTCGTCCTCAGCTCGGCGAGCACGGTGCGCGCCGCCGACCCGGCCGAGGCCGCGCACTGGGAACTCGGCGAATCGGTGACGCTGCGCGGGCGTCCGGAGCCGACGCGGCTGGCCCGTCCGTCCGGTTAG